One window of the Methanocaldococcus vulcanius M7 genome contains the following:
- a CDS encoding substrate-binding domain-containing protein: protein MVSKDKKIKYILIFVSFLISITCYAYFFPEVQFSKNSKDTLTIYACGGSTEMLNKIDKLFEEKYHCKINLISSNTVEYLNLLTHVKKGDIVISRSTETPVYLKDLGAVDNYSIAYFTTWDIVVRRGNPKHIKTINDLLKPDVKVLTASGASINEYGIFNQKSWSFVSELYDKSYKDFNCRRAMLKYFLDGYGDACIVEDRLIHDLHVEDDVSTIKIPWKFYYLQSSVFSISMLKYSKHRELDEKYIDFILNNDTVKKIMESYGYIPVNTKEGKYILRRYYESQQ from the coding sequence ATGGTGAGTAAAGATAAAAAAATTAAATATATATTAATTTTTGTATCATTCTTGATCTCAATAACGTGTTATGCCTATTTTTTTCCAGAGGTTCAATTTTCAAAAAATAGCAAAGATACATTAACCATTTATGCGTGTGGTGGTTCTACTGAAATGTTAAACAAGATCGATAAACTCTTTGAGGAGAAATATCACTGCAAGATCAACTTAATTTCAAGCAATACAGTTGAGTATTTAAATCTTTTGACACATGTAAAGAAGGGAGATATTGTAATATCGCGATCTACCGAAACACCAGTGTATTTGAAGGATTTGGGAGCAGTTGACAATTACAGCATAGCTTACTTCACTACTTGGGATATTGTCGTCAGAAGAGGAAATCCAAAGCATATAAAAACAATCAACGACCTTTTAAAACCTGATGTAAAGGTTTTAACAGCTTCTGGAGCGTCTATAAATGAGTATGGAATATTTAATCAAAAAAGTTGGAGTTTTGTTTCTGAGTTATATGATAAATCATATAAGGACTTTAATTGTAGAAGAGCTATGTTAAAATACTTTTTAGATGGATATGGGGACGCTTGTATCGTTGAAGATAGATTAATACACGATCTCCACGTGGAAGATGATGTTTCAACAATAAAAATTCCATGGAAGTTTTATTATCTCCAATCAAGTGTTTTCAGCATATCCATGTTAAAGTATTCAAAGCATAGAGAGTTGGATGAGAAGTATATTGATTTTATCCTCAACAACGATACGGTAAAGAAGATAATGGAGAGTTATGGATATATTCCTGTTAATACAAAAGAAGGAAAATATATTTTAAGGAGATATTATGAGTCCCAGCAGTAA
- a CDS encoding DUF367 family protein, protein MSKLFIYHANQCNPKKCTSLKMIRMNKAVLIKTPYKIPKNSIILNPYAEKALSPEDRSLVEKFGITALDCSWKEAEIMFRKFRFKNQRSLPFLIACNPINYGKPCMLSTIEAFIASLYITNFKEDALNLTSCFKWTETFIKVNYELLERYSNAKNSAEIIEIQNDYINYNLNNSKVRKCHSKKQ, encoded by the coding sequence ATGTCAAAACTTTTTATATATCATGCAAATCAATGTAATCCAAAAAAATGCACATCTTTAAAAATGATAAGGATGAACAAGGCAGTATTGATAAAAACACCTTATAAAATTCCAAAAAACTCAATAATATTAAACCCCTATGCAGAAAAAGCATTATCTCCAGAGGATAGATCCTTAGTAGAAAAATTTGGAATAACTGCCTTAGATTGCTCGTGGAAAGAGGCAGAAATCATGTTTAGAAAGTTTCGATTCAAAAATCAAAGATCTCTTCCGTTTTTAATTGCATGCAATCCAATAAACTATGGAAAGCCCTGCATGCTATCTACAATCGAAGCATTTATCGCGTCTCTCTATATCACAAATTTTAAAGAAGATGCATTAAATCTAACCTCATGCTTCAAATGGACAGAAACATTTATAAAGGTTAATTATGAATTATTAGAGAGATACTCCAATGCCAAAAACTCGGCGGAGATTATTGAAATCCAGAACGATTATATTAACTATAACTTAAACAATTCAAAGGTGAGAAAATGCCATTCGAAGAAGCAATGA
- a CDS encoding 50S ribosomal protein L40e, translating into MPFEEAMKRMFMKKICMRCNARNPWRATKCRKCGYRGLRPKAKEPRG; encoded by the coding sequence ATGCCATTCGAAGAAGCAATGAAGAGAATGTTCATGAAAAAAATATGTATGAGATGTAATGCAAGAAACCCCTGGAGAGCTACAAAATGTAGAAAATGCGGATATAGAGGTTTAAGACCAAAAGCAAAAGAACCAAGAGGATAA
- a CDS encoding stage II sporulation protein M translates to MKGAYSMMVAIDSLKEVFNIKEILMSPIRNKKVVLFVSAVFVFSLALSYVLIANVSYFSYLGNMVFQAFQERVEDLKISINESSLYIILAIWKNNLTVCFLNYIIGFLSLFVVVVNSYILSYVLYKFGLKTFIFLVLPHGVIEIPALILSASGGILLNIGIINFLINIKFGESREVLYYIKESLKLLLLSIILFLIAGIVEGTITFKIAKLMFS, encoded by the coding sequence ATGAAGGGAGCTTATTCAATGATGGTAGCAATTGATTCATTAAAAGAGGTATTTAACATAAAAGAGATTTTAATGAGTCCTATAAGGAATAAAAAAGTAGTTTTATTTGTTAGTGCGGTTTTTGTTTTCTCTTTGGCTCTTTCTTATGTATTAATTGCAAATGTAAGTTATTTCTCTTATTTGGGAAATATGGTGTTTCAGGCATTTCAAGAGAGGGTAGAGGACTTAAAAATATCAATAAATGAGTCCTCCCTCTATATAATTTTAGCAATCTGGAAGAACAACTTAACCGTGTGCTTTTTGAATTATATAATCGGTTTTTTATCTCTCTTTGTTGTTGTGGTAAATTCTTATATTTTATCTTATGTTCTCTATAAATTTGGCTTAAAAACTTTCATATTTTTGGTTTTGCCCCACGGAGTTATTGAGATCCCTGCTTTGATCCTTTCGGCCTCTGGAGGTATACTATTGAATATTGGAATTATCAATTTTTTAATAAATATAAAGTTTGGAGAGAGCAGGGAGGTTTTATACTATATAAAAGAGTCGTTAAAACTTCTCTTACTATCTATAATTCTGTTTCTGATCGCTGGAATTGTTGAAGGAACTATAACTTTTAAGATAGCAAAGTTGATGTTTTCCTGA
- the hmgA gene encoding hydroxymethylglutaryl-CoA reductase (NADPH) — translation MNNFNDIIEKMLKGEIKPYQLDKLFGAKIATELRRKFIEKKVGVEFEHIANYTIDEEMAMKKNIENMIGAIQIPLGFAGPLKINGEYAKGDFYIPLATTEGALVASVNRGCSIITKCGGVDVRVIDDKMTRAPCLKTKSVVDAMKVKDWILENFERIKEVAESTTRHGKLVRIDPILIVGRNIYPRFVFKTGDAMGMNMVTIATEKACEFIEGELRNEGVFVKTVAVSGNVCVDKKPSGMNLINGRGKTVVAEIYLSEKEVNKYLKTTPEAIAEVNRLKNYIGSAASNSMGFNAHYANIVGAIFLATGQDEAHIVEGSLGITMAEVEDEGLYFSITLPDLPLGTVGGGTRVETQRECLEMLGCYGDGKALKFAEIVGGAVLAGELSLLGALASGHLGKAHQELGR, via the coding sequence ATGAATAATTTTAATGATATAATTGAAAAAATGCTAAAAGGGGAGATAAAACCTTATCAACTGGATAAACTATTTGGTGCTAAGATTGCAACTGAACTTAGAAGGAAGTTTATAGAAAAAAAAGTTGGTGTAGAGTTTGAGCATATTGCCAATTACACCATAGATGAAGAGATGGCCATGAAAAAGAACATAGAAAATATGATTGGAGCTATCCAAATTCCTTTAGGTTTTGCAGGCCCATTAAAAATAAATGGGGAGTATGCAAAAGGGGACTTTTATATCCCTCTCGCAACTACTGAAGGAGCTTTGGTAGCTTCTGTGAATAGAGGATGTTCGATAATAACAAAATGTGGAGGGGTAGATGTTAGGGTTATTGATGATAAGATGACAAGAGCCCCCTGCTTGAAAACAAAAAGTGTTGTAGATGCAATGAAGGTTAAAGATTGGATCTTGGAGAATTTTGAAAGGATAAAAGAGGTTGCTGAATCAACCACGAGGCATGGAAAGTTAGTAAGGATAGATCCTATCTTGATCGTTGGAAGAAATATCTATCCAAGGTTTGTATTTAAAACAGGAGATGCTATGGGTATGAATATGGTTACTATTGCCACAGAGAAGGCATGTGAGTTTATTGAAGGTGAGTTAAGAAATGAGGGGGTATTTGTTAAGACGGTTGCTGTTAGTGGAAATGTATGTGTTGATAAGAAACCAAGTGGAATGAATTTGATAAACGGAAGAGGAAAAACGGTCGTTGCAGAAATTTATTTAAGTGAAAAAGAGGTTAATAAATACTTAAAAACTACACCGGAAGCAATAGCTGAGGTAAATCGTTTAAAAAACTATATTGGATCTGCTGCAAGTAATAGCATGGGCTTTAACGCTCATTATGCCAATATTGTTGGAGCTATTTTTTTAGCCACTGGACAGGATGAGGCACACATAGTTGAAGGAAGTTTAGGCATAACTATGGCAGAGGTTGAAGATGAAGGGTTGTATTTTTCAATAACTCTTCCAGATCTACCTTTGGGAACTGTTGGTGGAGGAACTCGAGTGGAGACGCAGAGAGAGTGTTTAGAGATGCTTGGGTGTTATGGAGATGGTAAGGCGTTGAAGTTTGCGGAGATTGTTGGGGGAGCTGTGTTGGCTGGGGAGTTGTCTCTGCTTGGAGCGTTGGCTTCTGGACATTTAGGAAAAGCACATCAAGAACTTGGTAGATAA
- a CDS encoding ABC transporter ATP-binding protein — MITVKVKNLTKKYDNFKALDKVSFEAKKGEILGIVGKSGSGKSTLIRILRGSLDYDEGEVEILGRKNNFKEITAIHLQRNFALWAEPVINNIIRKLYAVRNNADEQLPLEEEWKDYEEKAMEILKLVGLEHKKDAFANILSGGEKQRLILGRQIAKIYEKGEGVLLLDEPATMACPSSKQKLLDVIKNIRDKLGITVIITSHLPEIHRYLCDRLILLEDGRVKMDGDVESVLNEFLKEMKPPYKRTPNIKDNSIIKLKNVSKRYYVVKGGETLNLKDISFEVKEGEILSIIGPSGVGKTVIMRLMAGLELPDKGKIEVDGVDLTNYGWERINLRKKIGIMHQEFSLPYYQTVENLLKYRLGLKGEKAIAHAKTKAEELGLSPKVVDAIYQLIDVPESERISKLQKMGLTEDVIYKLFPPIVENFNPVEILEALDLGKDVLNKKVGELSGGQKVRVAMALQLITKPKILFLDEPFGDLDPITLRDVANYLKKINEKFGTTIVLVSHCVDFIKEISDRAILLDENKLVMEGDPNEVCEEFVRRSEAKFLNSL; from the coding sequence ATGATTACAGTTAAAGTTAAAAATCTAACAAAAAAATACGATAACTTTAAAGCATTAGATAAGGTTTCATTTGAAGCAAAGAAAGGAGAGATATTGGGAATCGTTGGAAAAAGTGGGTCTGGAAAGTCAACACTAATAAGGATTTTAAGGGGTAGTTTGGACTATGATGAGGGAGAAGTTGAGATTTTAGGTAGGAAAAATAACTTTAAAGAAATTACAGCCATACACTTGCAGAGAAACTTTGCACTGTGGGCAGAGCCAGTTATAAACAACATAATTAGAAAACTCTATGCAGTAAGAAATAATGCTGATGAACAACTGCCACTTGAAGAGGAGTGGAAGGATTATGAAGAGAAGGCAATGGAGATTTTAAAATTAGTTGGTTTAGAGCATAAAAAAGATGCATTTGCTAATATATTAAGCGGAGGGGAGAAGCAGAGATTAATCTTAGGAAGGCAGATAGCTAAGATCTATGAGAAAGGAGAGGGTGTTTTATTATTGGATGAACCAGCAACAATGGCATGTCCTTCATCAAAGCAGAAGTTATTAGATGTTATTAAAAATATTAGAGATAAGTTAGGAATAACAGTTATAATAACGTCCCATTTACCGGAGATACATAGGTATTTGTGTGATAGGTTGATCTTGTTAGAGGATGGAAGAGTTAAGATGGATGGGGATGTTGAAAGTGTCTTAAATGAATTTTTAAAAGAGATGAAACCTCCATATAAAAGAACTCCAAACATAAAAGATAATTCAATAATAAAATTAAAAAACGTATCTAAGAGGTATTATGTTGTTAAAGGAGGGGAGACATTAAATTTAAAAGACATTTCATTTGAAGTTAAAGAGGGAGAGATCTTATCAATTATTGGACCGAGTGGGGTTGGAAAAACAGTTATTATGCGACTAATGGCGGGTTTGGAGTTGCCGGATAAAGGAAAAATAGAGGTTGATGGTGTTGACTTAACTAACTATGGATGGGAGAGAATAAATCTCAGAAAAAAGATAGGGATTATGCATCAGGAGTTTTCTCTCCCATATTACCAAACAGTTGAAAATTTATTAAAGTATAGATTAGGACTTAAAGGAGAAAAAGCCATTGCTCATGCTAAAACAAAGGCAGAAGAGCTTGGATTATCTCCAAAAGTTGTGGATGCAATATATCAGCTGATAGATGTTCCAGAATCAGAAAGAATCTCTAAGTTGCAGAAGATGGGCTTGACTGAGGATGTTATATACAAACTCTTCCCTCCTATCGTTGAGAACTTTAATCCAGTGGAAATATTGGAGGCATTAGATTTAGGTAAAGATGTTTTGAATAAAAAAGTTGGAGAATTGAGTGGAGGACAGAAGGTTAGAGTAGCAATGGCTTTACAGTTAATAACAAAACCAAAAATCCTATTTTTAGATGAACCGTTTGGAGATCTGGATCCAATTACTTTAAGAGATGTGGCAAATTATTTAAAGAAAATAAATGAGAAATTTGGCACTACGATAGTTTTAGTATCACATTGTGTAGATTTTATTAAGGAGATAAGTGATAGGGCCATTTTACTGGATGAGAATAAACTTGTTATGGAAGGAGATCCAAATGAGGTATGTGAGGAGTTTGTAAGAAGGAGTGAAGCAAAGTTTCTGAATTCGCTTTAA
- a CDS encoding molybdenum cofactor guanylyltransferase, with translation MFIISGIILSGGKGERIGGKKPFRIFKGKYLINYPSDILKSLKIPFTTVFAKNSVDIELEKKHMLTYGCSISFDLVENMGPLMGILCGMRVLNAKWFLVLPCDCPYITKKAVKTLISNIKFAERDNNLCIIPRHENGYIEPLFALYSRDSMPILNKIIMEQKNLSIRYFISHLNPKYINSKTLDESKKIFKNINTLDDLINCEE, from the coding sequence ATGTTTATCATTTCGGGAATAATATTATCAGGAGGTAAAGGAGAAAGAATAGGTGGAAAGAAACCATTTAGAATATTTAAAGGAAAGTATCTTATCAACTATCCATCAGATATTTTAAAGAGTTTGAAGATCCCATTTACAACTGTATTTGCTAAAAACTCTGTGGATATTGAATTAGAAAAAAAGCATATGTTAACATATGGATGCTCAATTTCGTTTGATTTAGTCGAGAATATGGGGCCATTAATGGGGATCTTATGTGGAATGAGAGTTTTAAATGCTAAATGGTTTTTAGTTCTGCCTTGTGATTGCCCTTATATAACTAAAAAGGCAGTTAAAACTCTAATATCCAATATAAAATTTGCTGAGAGAGATAACAACTTGTGCATAATTCCAAGACATGAAAACGGATACATTGAGCCGTTATTTGCATTATATAGTCGAGATTCTATGCCAATTTTAAATAAAATAATCATGGAACAGAAAAATCTATCAATTAGGTATTTCATCTCTCATTTAAATCCAAAATACATCAACTCCAAAACATTAGACGAAAGTAAAAAAATATTTAAAAATATAAACACGTTAGATGATCTAATTAACTGCGAGGAATAA
- the rpoE gene encoding DNA-directed RNA polymerase: protein MYKILKIADVVKVPPEEFGKDLKETIKKILMEKYEGRLDKDIGFVLSIVDIKDIGDGKVVHGDGSAYHPVIFETLVYLPEMYELVEGEVVDVVEFGSFVRLGPLDGLVHVSQIMDDYVSYDPKREAIIGKETGKVLEIGDYVRARIVAISLKAERKRGSKIALTMRQPYLGKLEWIEEEKTKKEQKESD, encoded by the coding sequence ATGTATAAAATATTGAAGATTGCTGATGTAGTTAAAGTTCCTCCAGAAGAGTTCGGAAAAGACCTAAAAGAGACGATAAAAAAAATACTAATGGAAAAATACGAAGGAAGGTTGGATAAAGATATTGGATTTGTCTTATCTATTGTTGATATTAAAGATATTGGAGATGGAAAAGTCGTTCATGGAGATGGATCGGCCTATCATCCCGTAATATTCGAAACACTCGTCTATCTGCCTGAAATGTATGAACTCGTTGAAGGAGAAGTTGTAGATGTTGTAGAGTTTGGAAGTTTCGTAAGATTGGGGCCCTTGGATGGTTTAGTTCACGTTTCACAAATAATGGATGATTACGTATCCTACGATCCAAAGAGAGAAGCAATAATCGGAAAAGAGACCGGAAAAGTTTTAGAGATTGGAGATTATGTTAGGGCAAGAATCGTCGCGATCAGTTTAAAAGCAGAAAGAAAGAGGGGTAGCAAGATCGCTTTAACTATGAGACAACCATATTTAGGAAAATTAGAATGGATCGAAGAAGAAAAAACTAAAAAAGAACAGAAGGAAAGTGATTAA
- the spt4 gene encoding transcription elongation factor subunit Spt4, producing MRACLKCKYLTNDETCPICHSPTSENWIGLLIVLNPQKSEIAKKAGIEIKGKYALSVKE from the coding sequence ATGAGAGCATGTTTAAAGTGTAAATATTTAACAAATGATGAAACATGTCCCATATGCCACTCTCCAACAAGTGAAAATTGGATCGGGCTTTTAATTGTATTAAATCCACAAAAATCAGAAATTGCAAAAAAAGCAGGAATAGAAATCAAGGGAAAATATGCATTAAGCGTTAAAGAATAA
- a CDS encoding 30S ribosomal protein S24e, whose protein sequence is MEIKILSDRYNPLLKRTEYRFIVDHDGPTPTFKEVKLKLAAILNANKDLLIVEKIVEEAGMQRARGYAKLYDNEEMLKLVKREHILRKNKIEEETVAEEGE, encoded by the coding sequence ATGGAAATAAAAATATTGTCAGACAGATACAACCCACTATTGAAAAGGACAGAGTATAGATTTATAGTAGACCACGACGGCCCAACACCAACATTCAAAGAGGTCAAACTAAAATTAGCCGCAATATTGAATGCAAATAAAGATCTATTGATAGTTGAAAAGATCGTTGAAGAAGCAGGAATGCAAAGAGCAAGGGGATACGCTAAATTGTATGACAACGAGGAGATGTTAAAATTAGTTAAGAGAGAACACATTTTAAGAAAAAATAAAATAGAGGAAGAAACAGTAGCTGAGGAGGGAGAATAA
- a CDS encoding 30S ribosomal protein S27ae: MTKGKKTAKYKYYKIEGDKVIRLKKMCPKCGPGVFMAEHLNRFSCGKCGYMEWKQPQKKEE; this comes from the coding sequence ATGACGAAGGGTAAAAAAACCGCGAAATACAAATATTATAAGATAGAAGGAGATAAAGTCATTAGATTAAAAAAGATGTGTCCAAAATGTGGCCCAGGTGTTTTTATGGCTGAACACTTAAACAGATTCTCTTGTGGAAAATGTGGATATATGGAATGGAAACAACCACAGAAAAAAGAAGAGTAA
- a CDS encoding site-2 protease family protein, translating into MYSIRLFKIMGIPIELHITFILFLIIIVAFSIIYDSIFWAILFILLFVSVVLHELGHSYVAKKYGVRIEKILLLPIGGVAMMDKIPKEGELKIGIAGPLVSFAIGISLLVISRFFDVNVDGYPLLYTLSLLNLILGGFNLIPAFPMDGGRILRAILSKKYGYLKSTKIAVNIGKILALIMLLLGLLSMNVMLILVSLFVYFGAEQEGKVVEVDEVFKNIKAKDIMTPNPICVSPDMSIEEFLDFMLKHKYFGYPVVEDGKLVGCIGINNIHKKDGIVRDYMEDPVLVDEDEDIKEVLKKMSHVDRVFVVKNGKLEGIISKTDILRAMNILELKEELDSQLN; encoded by the coding sequence ATGTATTCAATAAGATTATTTAAAATTATGGGAATTCCGATCGAATTGCATATAACGTTTATTTTATTTTTGATCATTATAGTTGCATTTTCAATCATTTATGACAGTATCTTTTGGGCTATTCTTTTTATCTTATTATTTGTGTCTGTTGTTTTACACGAGTTGGGGCATAGTTATGTAGCCAAGAAGTATGGGGTGAGGATAGAAAAGATCTTGCTACTGCCTATTGGTGGAGTGGCAATGATGGATAAAATTCCAAAAGAAGGAGAATTGAAGATAGGAATAGCTGGCCCATTGGTAAGTTTTGCTATTGGAATCAGTTTGCTGGTTATTTCAAGATTTTTTGATGTGAATGTTGATGGGTATCCTCTCCTATACACGTTAAGTTTATTAAACCTTATACTTGGGGGTTTTAATTTAATTCCTGCTTTTCCTATGGATGGGGGAAGGATATTAAGAGCCATATTATCAAAAAAATACGGATATTTAAAGTCAACGAAAATTGCAGTAAATATTGGAAAGATTTTGGCATTGATAATGCTTTTACTTGGGCTTTTATCTATGAACGTGATGTTGATCTTGGTTAGTTTGTTTGTGTATTTTGGAGCTGAGCAGGAGGGTAAGGTTGTAGAAGTTGACGAAGTGTTTAAGAATATCAAGGCGAAGGATATTATGACTCCGAATCCAATATGTGTAAGTCCAGATATGAGCATAGAAGAGTTTTTGGATTTCATGCTTAAACATAAATATTTTGGTTATCCTGTGGTTGAGGATGGAAAGTTAGTTGGGTGTATTGGAATAAATAACATTCATAAGAAAGATGGAATTGTTAGGGATTATATGGAAGATCCGGTTTTGGTTGATGAAGATGAGGATATAAAGGAGGTATTAAAAAAGATGAGTCATGTGGATAGAGTATTTGTTGTAAAAAATGGAAAACTGGAGGGAATAATCTCTAAAACAGATATTTTAAGGGCAATGAATATATTGGAGTTGAAAGAGGAGTTAGATAGTCAATTGAATTAA
- the cbiT gene encoding precorrin-6Y C5,15-methyltransferase (decarboxylating) subunit CbiT, with amino-acid sequence MIPDENFIRREGVPITKEEIRAVSIGKLNLNKDDVVVDIGCGSGGMTVEIAKRCKFVYAIDYLDDAIELTQQNLAKFNIKNCQIIKGRAEDVLDKLKFNKAFIGGTKNIEKIIEILDKKKINHIVANTIVLENAVKIINKLEAKGYNVNAVNVSISYAKKIPSGHMFLAKNPIIIIKAVR; translated from the coding sequence ATGATTCCAGATGAAAACTTTATAAGAAGAGAAGGAGTTCCAATAACAAAAGAGGAGATTAGGGCTGTGAGTATTGGAAAATTAAACTTAAATAAAGATGATGTTGTTGTTGATATTGGCTGTGGAAGTGGAGGAATGACAGTTGAAATAGCAAAAAGATGCAAGTTCGTTTATGCTATTGATTATTTAGATGATGCAATTGAACTAACTCAACAAAATTTAGCCAAATTTAATATTAAAAACTGCCAGATTATAAAAGGAAGAGCAGAGGATGTTTTAGATAAATTAAAGTTTAATAAAGCTTTTATAGGAGGGACAAAAAATATTGAAAAGATAATTGAAATTTTAGATAAAAAGAAAATAAATCATATTGTTGCTAACACAATTGTCTTAGAGAATGCGGTTAAAATAATAAATAAGTTAGAAGCTAAGGGCTATAATGTTAATGCTGTTAATGTTTCCATTTCTTATGCTAAAAAAATCCCTTCTGGGCATATGTTTTTAGCAAAAAATCCAATAATCATAATAAAAGCAGTTAGGTAG
- a CDS encoding tyrosine--tRNA ligase translates to MDVSELERSLEIIKRNTSEIITEDELKEVLKKDSKSAYIGFEPSGKIHLGHYLQIKKMIDLQNAGFDIIILLADLHAYLNQKGELEEIKKIGDYNKRVFEAMGLRAKYVYGSEFQLDSDYTLNVYKLALKTTLKRARRSMELIAREDENPKVAEVIYPIMQVNDINYLGVDVAVGGMEQRKIHMLARELLPKKVVCIHNPVLTGLDGEGKMSSSKGNFIAVDDSPEDIRAKIKKAYCPAGVVEGNPIIEIAKYFLEYPLTIKRPEKFGGDLVVNDYEELESLFVGKKLHPVDLKNAVAEEIIKILEPIRKKL, encoded by the coding sequence ATGGATGTGAGTGAATTGGAAAGATCGCTTGAAATTATAAAGAGAAACACATCTGAAATTATAACTGAGGATGAATTAAAAGAAGTTTTAAAAAAAGATAGTAAATCGGCATATATTGGATTTGAGCCGAGTGGTAAAATACATTTAGGACATTATCTTCAAATAAAAAAGATGATTGATTTGCAGAATGCAGGATTTGATATTATAATACTTCTGGCTGATTTACACGCTTATCTAAATCAGAAAGGAGAACTTGAAGAGATAAAAAAGATAGGGGATTATAACAAAAGGGTCTTTGAGGCAATGGGGTTAAGGGCAAAATATGTTTATGGAAGTGAATTCCAGCTTGATAGTGATTATACTCTAAACGTCTATAAATTGGCTTTAAAAACTACCTTAAAAAGAGCAAGGAGAAGTATGGAACTTATAGCGAGAGAGGACGAAAATCCGAAGGTTGCTGAGGTTATCTATCCAATTATGCAGGTTAATGATATTAATTATTTAGGGGTTGATGTTGCAGTTGGAGGGATGGAGCAAAGAAAGATACACATGTTAGCAAGAGAACTTCTTCCAAAAAAAGTGGTTTGTATTCACAATCCCGTCTTAACTGGTTTAGATGGAGAAGGAAAGATGAGTTCTTCAAAGGGAAATTTTATAGCTGTTGATGACTCTCCAGAGGATATTAGGGCTAAAATAAAGAAGGCATACTGTCCTGCTGGAGTTGTTGAAGGAAACCCAATTATAGAGATAGCTAAATACTTCCTTGAGTATCCTTTAACCATAAAAAGGCCTGAAAAATTTGGTGGAGATTTGGTTGTTAATGATTATGAAGAACTCGAAAGTTTGTTTGTTGGTAAAAAATTGCATCCTGTTGATTTGAAAAATGCTGTGGCAGAAGAGATTATAAAGATCTTAGAACCAATTAGAAAGAAATTGTAA